The following proteins are co-located in the bacterium genome:
- a CDS encoding tetratricopeptide repeat protein, which produces MRVIPRNWLRSSAALMVLLVATSAMAQERAGVTSDETTESSVATEEARYLFALAQALRHEADYKGAREAFERAVAAEPSEPYLRLSFAEFLYQLGELDAASQQASAARGLGPENPEALRLLARIELRQADKSPEALENAIRLFEELRQLLPEDVESRVNSGRLLINLGRFDEAVSALREAYELRPGDLRLASILMTAYQRSENRAEAEKGLRELLARYPEFLDARLTLANLLAEQQRHADSVAVLEGGADAQRDSLEVLRLLALELYRVGAWQKSLEASERWLEVAPGEPPAVYLNALALSALARFVEAEAGLRVLYEADERSFDVARVLAEVVERQGRAAQAAEILSRAAESLEADGQADQALRTRLELVDLEVRAGNWERVLEITDRLSASAALPSEGDLKLVRGQALLEMGRTEEAIDLFEKLGSDAEVGHRARAREAEALFRAGRTEAAEKKLMRLSETGDIQQVVLAARTLHRLELYEKAIPLWLDAKNEDPEALDVRFWLGSAYERSGRRDTAIQEFRDLLARDELFAPALNYLGYMWAERGENLTEAVDLVKKAVALEPNNGAYIDSLGWVYYQMGDYELARGHLEKAARLVGEDAVVFEHLGDLYATLGRRTLAAESYQKALALADDNEEAVRRKLEQLNGDS; this is translated from the coding sequence ATGCGCGTTATTCCCCGGAACTGGCTGAGATCGAGCGCGGCGCTCATGGTGCTCTTGGTGGCGACCTCGGCGATGGCGCAGGAGCGAGCCGGCGTGACGTCGGACGAGACTACCGAGTCCTCTGTGGCGACCGAGGAGGCGCGTTATCTGTTCGCCCTCGCGCAGGCCCTTCGTCACGAAGCGGACTACAAGGGAGCGCGCGAAGCGTTCGAACGCGCCGTGGCAGCGGAGCCGTCGGAACCGTACTTGAGACTCTCGTTCGCCGAGTTTCTCTATCAGCTCGGGGAGCTGGATGCGGCGTCACAACAGGCATCCGCGGCACGGGGACTGGGCCCTGAGAACCCGGAGGCGTTGCGCTTGCTGGCGAGGATCGAGCTGCGCCAGGCCGACAAGTCGCCCGAAGCGCTCGAGAACGCTATCCGCCTTTTTGAGGAGTTGAGACAGCTCCTCCCCGAAGATGTCGAATCGAGGGTCAACTCTGGCCGCCTCCTGATCAACCTGGGTCGCTTCGACGAGGCGGTTTCGGCGTTGCGTGAGGCCTACGAGCTCAGACCCGGGGACCTGCGCCTGGCCTCGATTCTGATGACCGCCTATCAACGCTCGGAGAATCGGGCCGAAGCCGAGAAAGGACTGCGCGAGTTGCTTGCGCGGTACCCCGAGTTCCTGGATGCGCGCCTGACGCTGGCCAATCTTCTGGCCGAACAGCAGCGTCACGCCGATTCCGTGGCGGTACTCGAGGGCGGGGCCGACGCTCAGCGCGACAGCCTCGAGGTGCTTCGACTCCTGGCGCTGGAGCTCTATCGGGTGGGGGCCTGGCAGAAGTCGCTCGAAGCCAGCGAAAGGTGGCTCGAGGTCGCCCCGGGCGAGCCGCCAGCTGTTTATTTGAATGCCCTGGCCCTGTCGGCCCTGGCCCGGTTCGTCGAAGCCGAGGCCGGCCTGCGTGTCCTCTACGAAGCCGACGAGAGGTCTTTCGACGTTGCGCGCGTGCTGGCAGAGGTCGTGGAGCGGCAAGGGAGGGCGGCGCAAGCCGCCGAGATTCTCTCGAGGGCCGCTGAAAGCCTCGAGGCCGACGGACAGGCCGACCAGGCATTGCGAACGAGGCTCGAGTTGGTCGACCTGGAAGTCCGAGCAGGGAACTGGGAGCGGGTCCTCGAGATAACCGACAGGCTCTCGGCTTCGGCAGCCTTGCCCTCGGAGGGTGATCTGAAGCTGGTTCGAGGCCAGGCTCTGCTCGAGATGGGACGCACCGAGGAGGCGATCGATCTCTTCGAGAAGTTGGGGTCGGATGCCGAGGTCGGTCATCGGGCGCGAGCGCGCGAGGCGGAAGCTCTTTTTCGGGCGGGTAGGACCGAGGCAGCCGAGAAGAAGCTGATGCGCCTTTCCGAGACCGGCGACATCCAGCAAGTGGTCCTGGCCGCTCGGACGCTGCATCGACTGGAGCTCTACGAGAAGGCGATTCCGCTGTGGCTGGACGCCAAGAACGAGGATCCCGAGGCGCTGGACGTCCGGTTCTGGTTGGGCAGCGCCTACGAACGCAGCGGTCGGAGAGACACGGCGATTCAGGAGTTTCGCGATTTACTGGCTCGGGACGAGTTGTTCGCACCGGCGTTGAACTACCTGGGCTACATGTGGGCCGAGCGCGGCGAGAACCTCACCGAAGCCGTGGATCTGGTGAAGAAGGCCGTCGCTCTCGAGCCCAACAACGGTGCTTACATAGATTCTCTCGGCTGGGTCTACTATCAGATGGGCGACTATGAATTGGCGAGAGGGCACCTCGAGAAAGCGGCACGGCTGGTGGGCGAGGATGCGGTGGTTTTCGAGCACCTGGGAGACCTCTACGCCACGCTGGGGCGGCGCACCCTGGCTGCCGAGTCCTATCAGAAGGCCCTGGCCCTGGCGGACGACAACGAAGAAGCGGTTCGGCGAAAACTCGAGCAGCTGAACGGCGACTCCTGA
- a CDS encoding integration host factor subunit beta, giving the protein MIKNDLVTRVAETSDVSRVKAALAVDTILNAMKLALRQGKRIELRGFGVFQVRDRKRGIGRNPKTGVEVAIAPGKTVRFKPGKELRGI; this is encoded by the coding sequence ATGATCAAGAACGACCTCGTCACTCGCGTTGCCGAAACCTCCGACGTCTCTCGGGTCAAGGCGGCACTCGCCGTAGACACGATCCTGAACGCTATGAAGCTTGCGCTGCGCCAGGGCAAGCGCATCGAGTTGCGAGGATTCGGGGTCTTTCAGGTACGGGACCGCAAGCGTGGCATCGGTCGGAACCCGAAGACGGGCGTCGAGGTGGCGATAGCCCCCGGCAAGACTGTCCGCTTCAAGCCGGGCAAAGAGCTCCGCGGGATCTAG
- a CDS encoding site-2 protease family protein — protein MESNALPAADFPRPGHKTWQLGLAAALFLLALFTTTTLGAIWSVATHTEDSTDLGMWMGFETIRTVWSDPGMLVAGISFSIPLLVILLCHELGHYLPCRRYRLPSTPPYFLPVPFALGTLGAFIKIRSPIRNRRELLIVGAGGPLAGFVVLAPFLLIGIALSEPAPYEPAPAEAARALLFLPGQSLASQITTWAFHGPLPENTVLNLHPFALAAWVGLLATSLNLLPLAQLDGGHILYALAGRLQHKLALPLWIALAACSYFWLGWLLWCLIILIIGLRHPPVADEALGLEPRHRAVGWLCLLIFALSFMPIPLDVVPVS, from the coding sequence GTGGAAAGCAACGCTCTCCCGGCCGCGGATTTCCCACGGCCGGGACACAAGACCTGGCAACTGGGCCTCGCCGCGGCTCTGTTCCTCCTTGCCCTGTTCACGACCACGACCCTGGGCGCCATATGGTCGGTCGCGACGCACACCGAGGACAGCACGGATCTCGGAATGTGGATGGGCTTCGAGACCATTCGTACGGTGTGGAGCGATCCCGGCATGCTGGTCGCGGGCATCAGCTTCTCGATCCCACTGCTGGTGATCCTGCTCTGCCACGAGCTCGGGCACTACCTGCCCTGCCGCCGCTACCGGCTGCCGTCGACTCCGCCCTATTTCCTGCCCGTGCCCTTCGCTCTAGGTACCTTGGGCGCCTTCATCAAGATCCGAAGCCCGATTCGAAATCGGCGTGAGCTTCTGATCGTTGGCGCGGGAGGTCCGCTGGCTGGCTTCGTGGTTCTGGCTCCGTTTCTCCTGATCGGCATCGCCCTTTCGGAACCCGCCCCGTACGAGCCAGCTCCCGCGGAAGCCGCACGCGCCCTCCTCTTTCTGCCCGGGCAGTCTCTGGCCTCCCAGATCACGACCTGGGCGTTTCACGGCCCCCTCCCCGAGAACACCGTTCTCAACCTGCACCCATTCGCCCTCGCCGCCTGGGTGGGTCTGTTGGCGACTTCTCTCAACCTGCTGCCGCTGGCACAGCTCGACGGCGGGCACATCCTCTATGCGCTCGCCGGCCGCCTCCAGCACAAGCTCGCCCTGCCGTTGTGGATCGCACTGGCCGCCTGCAGCTACTTCTGGCTCGGTTGGTTGCTATGGTGCCTGATCATTCTCATCATCGGACTGCGCCACCCACCGGTAGCGGACGAAGCGCTCGGGCTCGAGCCCAGGCACAGAGCCGTCGGCTGGCTCTGTCTACTGATCTTCGCGCTTTCCTTCATGCCGATCCCACTCGACGTCGTCCCGGTCAGCTAG
- a CDS encoding D-tyrosyl-tRNA(Tyr) deacylase, producing MRIVLQKVSRAEVRVERMQVATIGPGLVALIAVERGDNESTVASAVDKLSNVRCFPDENGRMNLDPARAGAEFLLVSQFTLAARLDRGRRPSFERAAQPARAEKLLELLADGLRRQDHAVAVGRFGAHMEVELVNDGPVTLILELGA from the coding sequence TGCGCATCGTCTTGCAGAAAGTTTCGCGCGCTGAGGTTCGGGTCGAGCGGATGCAGGTTGCCACGATCGGGCCCGGGCTGGTGGCGTTGATCGCGGTCGAGCGCGGGGACAACGAATCCACGGTGGCCTCGGCAGTCGATAAGCTGTCGAACGTGCGCTGCTTCCCGGACGAGAACGGGCGCATGAACCTCGATCCGGCGCGGGCGGGAGCCGAGTTCCTGTTGGTCTCGCAGTTCACCCTGGCCGCCCGCCTCGATCGGGGACGTCGCCCGTCGTTCGAAAGGGCGGCACAACCGGCCCGGGCTGAGAAACTGCTGGAGCTGTTGGCCGACGGTCTTCGCCGACAAGATCATGCGGTGGCCGTGGGCCGATTCGGAGCCCACATGGAAGTCGAGCTGGTCAACGACGGCCCGGTGACGCTGATCCTCGAGCTTGGTGCCTAG